ATACCGCCTGACAAATTAATAAATTTGATATGAATGCCTACCTCTTTCTGAAGCTTTACAGCCACTTCAAATAATACTTTTGCAAGCATCGGATAATATTCATTTGTTACAGTATTACTTGCAAGGAAGGCATGAATTCCAAATTCCTTCGCACCTTTGCTTTTTAAAATCTTAAATGCTTCAAAAAGCTGCTCCGTTGTCATACCAAACTTGGCATCTCCCGGGTTATCCATAATATCATTACTAATCTTAAACAGTCCGCCCGGATTATACCGGCAACTGATCGTTTCTGGAATCTCACCAATTGTCTCTTCAAGGAAATCAATATGCGTAATATCATCCAGATTAATAATTGCTCCTAACTTGTGTGCAAGTTCATATTCTTCTCTCGGTGTGTCATTGGAAGAAAACATAATGTCCTCTCCCTTTACTCCCATTGCATCTGAAAGGAGAAGTTCTGTATAAGAAGAACAGTCACATCCGCATCCATACTCTCTCAAAATATCAATCAGAAACGGATTCGGCGTTGCTTTAACTGCAAAATACTCTTTATACCCCGGATTCCATGCAAATGCTTCTTTTAGTGCCTGCATATTCTTGCGAATTCCCTTCTCATCATAAAGATGAAATGGAGTTGGATATTTTTTAATAATTTCATCCAGTTGTTCTTTTGTTACAAATGGTTTTTTCTTCATTGCATGTTCTCCTCTCGTATTGCCAGAAGTTTTATTTCATTACTAAGAGCACTTTTATATAACTCTACAAAATTTTTCTGTCCGGAATAAAGGCATGTATTAATACTTCCTTCTCCATACTCTCCGGTCAGCACATATCTGGAATCTGTAATCACACCAATCTGCATTCCACGATTGTTTCCCATATAGACTCTGGCATTTCTAAAATTCACAGGTTGATCTGTCACAATTACGACTTTCTTTTTAGCCCGGATCAGACTTTCCAGCTCATCCACGAACAATAACAGGTAATTTCTTGTACAGGAAATGTATACTCTCTCTTCGGCTTTTGCCAGAAGATTACGAATCTTATCCAAAATATTAGAAGAACCTTCTATTGTAATGTACCCTTCTACATGATCTTTTTCAGATGGCATATGCTTCTTTAGCCATCTTTGGGACTCTTCCAGCCTCCGGATTCTATTCCGGCAAAATTCGTCCAATGGCACAGATACATATTTTTTTGTTGTTCCTTCTTCCACCAGATAAGCCGCACCTTTTTCAGTCATACTTGCAAGCGAATTATACGCATTGGATCTAGATATTCCAAGCTGCTTTGCGACTTCATAGCCTGTCGTCTTTCCTTCACTGATCAGGCAGCCGTAAATTCCTGCTTCCTGCCTTGTAAGCCCAAATTCCATCAGGCGTTCGATATATGATTTATCTTCCATTTTTTCACCTGTTCTCATTTTTATCCTTTTGTAGTAGTTCTCTCACGGAACACTATAGTATATTTCTCGCTATCAGTCAAGTGCTTAAATGAGAAATATATTCAAAAAACGAACAACAGATGAAAGAAATCTCTCATCTGTTGTTCATTTTCAGTAGTTCTTAATCTATCACTGCTATTTTCATAATATTGCTGACTCCGGCAACATTTCCGGAAATATTCGGGGAAGGGATTCCTGCTGTCAGGACTACAGTGTCTCCAGTCTCTGCAATCTGTTTTGCTCTTACAAGATCTAACGCGCTGCTACAGATTTCATCTGTAGAATTTGCATTAATAGAGCAATACGGACGTACTCCCCAGTAAATCTGCATTCTGCGAAGTGTATCTTCATTTGGTGATATACCGATAATCTCTGTCTTCGGTTTAAATTTGGACACAACTCTTGCAGTTGCTCCTGATACAGTTGGTGTAATAATACACGCTGCTTTCAGATTTCTTGCAGTTGTTACAGTTGCATATGCCAGAGCACTGGAAGCATTTCTCATTCTGTGTGCACCTGCTTTTTCCAGCATCTCCTTATAATCCAGATGCTGCTCCGTACTTTCTACAATGTGTACCATCATCTTCAGTGCTTCAACCGGATATTTCCCCTGTGCAGTCTCACCTGAAAGCATGACAGCGTCTGTTCCGTCGTAAACTGCGTTTGCCACATCTCCAACCTCTGCTCTTGTCGGACGTGGATTACGGATCATAGAATCCAGCATCTGAGTTGCTGTAATGACCGGTTTGTAATTATCATTACATTTCTGAATGATCAATTTCTGGAGATATGGAACTTCTTCTGCCGGGATTTCTACACCGAGATCTCCTCTGGCAACCATGATACCGTCTGCACAGCGGATAATCTCATCAATATTATCAATTCCCTCTGAGTTCTCAATCTTTGCAATGATCGGAATATATGGTGCTCCGCATTTATTTAAGTAAGAACGGATTTCCAAAATACACTCAGCATTTCTTACAAATGATGCTGCAATAAAGTCAATTTTCTGCTCAACACCGAATTTCAGGTCTTCTTTATCCTTTTCTGTAATTGCCGGAAGTCTGACTGGAACATTCGGGACATTGACTCCCTTTCTCTCGCCAAGTTCACCACCATTAACGATTGTACAGATAATATCTGTCTCCGTCTTTTCTTTTACTTTAAGTCCGATCAGACCATCATCGATCAGAATCATGTTCCCGATCTGCACATCATCGACCAGACCTTTGTATGTCAGAGAAACTTTTGTTTCATCTCCTTCGATTTCTTCATTCGTCAGAGTGATTGTCTCGCCTTCTTTTAACAATACCTTTTTTCCGTCTTTCAAAACACCTGTACGGATTTCCGGTCCCTTTGTATCCAGAAGGATTGCCACTGGTTTCTTCTCTTCTTCGCGAATCTTCTTCAACATGTCCATACGGCCTTTTTGTTCTTCATGTGAGCCATGTGAAAAGTTAAATCTTGCGATATCCATGCCTTCTTTTACAAGCCGTCTCATGATATTCTCATCGTTTGAATTCGGTCCCATTGTGCAGACAATCTTTGTTTTCTTCATTCCTGTTCTCCTTTTGTTGTTCAATTTCTAAATTACATGTTTATGAGTAAATAAATGCTCCTGGCAATATTCATAATTTCCATTGCACTTGGAACAATATCTAAACTCCAGTTTTGGGTCATCCAGTTCGGTTCTTCCGCAGACTGCGCATCTATGTCTTGCACCGTCTTTATAGTAATTGACCGGGTGTGCCTTATGAACCTGTCTGTGAAAATCATTTTTGCGCTTCACCTGTGAAGGACGG
The sequence above is drawn from the Dorea formicigenerans genome and encodes:
- a CDS encoding diaminopimelate decarboxylase, which gives rise to MKKKPFVTKEQLDEIIKKYPTPFHLYDEKGIRKNMQALKEAFAWNPGYKEYFAVKATPNPFLIDILREYGCGCDCSSYTELLLSDAMGVKGEDIMFSSNDTPREEYELAHKLGAIINLDDITHIDFLEETIGEIPETISCRYNPGGLFKISNDIMDNPGDAKFGMTTEQLFEAFKILKSKGAKEFGIHAFLASNTVTNEYYPMLAKVLFEVAVKLQKEVGIHIKFINLSGGIGIPYTPDQEPNDIRAIGDGVREVYNEVLVPAGMGDVALYTELGRFMLGPYGCLVTKAIHEKHTHKEYIGVDACAVNLMRPAMYGAYHHITVMGKEDVPCDHKYDVTGSLCENNDKFAIDRMLPKIDMGDVLMIHDTGAHGFSMGYNYNGKLKSAEVLLKEDGSTQLIRRAETPADYFATFDCFDIGKKLIK
- a CDS encoding TrmB family transcriptional regulator, whose amino-acid sequence is MRTGEKMEDKSYIERLMEFGLTRQEAGIYGCLISEGKTTGYEVAKQLGISRSNAYNSLASMTEKGAAYLVEEGTTKKYVSVPLDEFCRNRIRRLEESQRWLKKHMPSEKDHVEGYITIEGSSNILDKIRNLLAKAEERVYISCTRNYLLLFVDELESLIRAKKKVVIVTDQPVNFRNARVYMGNNRGMQIGVITDSRYVLTGEYGEGSINTCLYSGQKNFVELYKSALSNEIKLLAIREENMQ
- the pyk gene encoding pyruvate kinase → MKKTKIVCTMGPNSNDENIMRRLVKEGMDIARFNFSHGSHEEQKGRMDMLKKIREEEKKPVAILLDTKGPEIRTGVLKDGKKVLLKEGETITLTNEEIEGDETKVSLTYKGLVDDVQIGNMILIDDGLIGLKVKEKTETDIICTIVNGGELGERKGVNVPNVPVRLPAITEKDKEDLKFGVEQKIDFIAASFVRNAECILEIRSYLNKCGAPYIPIIAKIENSEGIDNIDEIIRCADGIMVARGDLGVEIPAEEVPYLQKLIIQKCNDNYKPVITATQMLDSMIRNPRPTRAEVGDVANAVYDGTDAVMLSGETAQGKYPVEALKMMVHIVESTEQHLDYKEMLEKAGAHRMRNASSALAYATVTTARNLKAACIITPTVSGATARVVSKFKPKTEIIGISPNEDTLRRMQIYWGVRPYCSINANSTDEICSSALDLVRAKQIAETGDTVVLTAGIPSPNISGNVAGVSNIMKIAVID